A DNA window from Trichosurus vulpecula isolate mTriVul1 chromosome 2, mTriVul1.pri, whole genome shotgun sequence contains the following coding sequences:
- the LOC118839665 gene encoding olfactory receptor 10G9-like, protein MERKNQSLVTTFILMGIPHPPELDSTLFGIFLVIYALTLVGNLLILTVIKVDNHLHTPMYYFLANLSFIDTCFSTVTVPKILMGLLSPEGGAISFQSCVAQLYFFHILGGSECLLYTVMSYDRYLAITYPLRYATMMSGKTCALLAGGTWLTGALLSAIQTTLTFRLPYCGPNQIEHYLCDAPPILKLACADTSDNETVIFLNIGVLTFTCFFLIFLSYMSIVRAILKIHTAQGRYKAFQTCASHCIVVLCFFLPCLFIYLRPGTKDAVDIIVAIFFTVLTPMLNPMVYTLRNKEVKTALLRLRSRDFAKRK, encoded by the coding sequence atggaaaggaagaatcaGAGCCTTGTAACTACATTCATCCTCATGGGGATTCCACATCCACCAGAACTGGACAGCACCCTGTTTGGAATATTCTTAGTGATCTATGCACTTACTCTGGTGGGAAACCTTCTCATCTTGACAGTGATCAAGGTAGATAACCATCTCCACACTCCCATGTACTACTTCCTGGCCAACCTCTCCTTCATTGACACATGTTTCTCCACTGTCACCGTGCCCAAGATTCTCATGGGTCTCCTATCTCCAGAGGGTGGGGCCATATCTTTTCAAAGTTGTGTAgctcagctctatttttttcacaTTCTGGGGGGCTCTGAGTGCTTACTTTATACAGTCATGTCCTATGACCGCTACCTGGCTATAACTTACCCTCTGCGCTATGCTACCATGATGAGTGGGAAAACTTGTGCCCTTCTAGCTGGAGGCACATGGCTCACTGGTGCCCTTCTCTCTGCTATCCAGACTACTTTGACCTTCCGTCTTCCCTATTGTGGACCCAACCAGATTGAGCATTACCTTTGTGATGCACCCCCCATTCTCAAATTGGCCTGTGCAGATACCTCAGACAATGAGACAGTAATTTTTCTTAACATTGGAGTACTTACTTTCACTTGTTTCTTCCtgattttcctttcctatatGTCCATTGTCCGTGCTATCCTGAAGATCCACACAGCACAGGGCAGATACAAAGCCTTCCAGACCTGTGCCTCCCACTGCATTGtagttctctgtttctttttaccTTGTCTTTTTATTTACCTGAGACCAGGCACCAAAGACGCCGTGGATATAATTGTTGCTATTTTCTTTACTGTGCTCACACCCATGCTGAACCCCATGGTGTACACACTGAGGAACAAAGAGGTGAAGACAGCTCTGCTCAGGCTACGAAGCAGAGATTTTGCtaaaagaaaatag
- the LOC118839666 gene encoding olfactory receptor 149-like gives MEMKNHTVVTEFILLGIPHTEGMEIELFFVFLSFYIFTLLGNLTILLAIISSSRLHTPMYFFLCKLSIFDIFFPSVSSPKMLFFLSGNSHAISYGGCVCQLFFYHFLGCTECFLYTVMAYDRFVAICYPLRYTVIMSHKICAMLATGTSFFGCIQATFLTALTFQLPYCGPNRVEYFFCDIPVMLKLACADTSALEMVGFISVGLMPFSCFLLILTSYSRIVCSILKIRSAEGRRRAFSTCSAHLTAILLFYMPVVLIYLQPTPNPWLNATVQILNNLVTPMLNPLIYSLRNKEVKSSLKKVLQQVGFLPDQ, from the coding sequence ATGGAGATGAAGAATCATACAGTGGTAACTGAGTTCATCCTTCTAGGAATCCCCCACACAGAGGGGATGGAGATTGAACTCTTCTTTGTGTTCTTATCTTTCTACATTTTTACCTTGCTAGGGAACCTAACCATTCTGTTGGCCATAATTTCTTCCTCTCGTCTCCACACCcccatgtatttcttcctgtGCAAGTTGTCTATTTTTGACATATTTTTCCCTTCAGTGAGTTCTCCCAAAATGCTATTCTTCCTTTCTGGGAATAGTCATGCCATATCTTATGGAGGCTGTGTATGCCAActctttttctatcattttcttgGCTGCACTGAGTGTTTTCTATACACCGTGATGGCCTATGACCGCTTTGTTGCCATCTGTTACCCTCTTCGGTACACAGTAATCATGAGCCATAAGATATGTGCTATGTTGGCCACGGGGACTTCATTTTTTGGCTGTATTCAGGCAACCTTCCTAACTGCCCTCACCTTCCAGTTGCCCTACTGTGGTCCCAATAGGGTAGAATACTTCTTCTGTGATATCCCAGTGATGCTGAAGCTAGCCTGTGCAGATACCTCAGCCCTGGAGATGGTGGGTTTCATAAGTGTGGGCCTCATGCCCTTCAGTTGCTTCCTTCTTATCCTTACTTCTTATAGTCGCATTGTTTGCTCCATCTTGAAGATACGCTCAGCTGAGGGCAGACGTAGAGCCTTCTCCACTTGCAGTGCCCACCTCACAGCCATCCTCTTATTTTATATGCCTGTGGTCCTCATCTACCTACAGCCTACCCCCAATCCTTGGCTGAATGCCACTGTTCAGATCCTGAATAATTTGGTCACCCCTATGCTGAACCCTTTGATCTATAGTTTGAGGAACAAGGAGGTAAAATCATCCCTAAAGAAGGTACTACAGCAGGTTGGGTTCCTTCCAGATCAGTGA
- the LOC118839667 gene encoding olfactory receptor 149-like, which yields MKNYTVVTEFILLGIPHTEELEIQLFVVFLSFYFFTLLGNLIILLAIISSSHLHTPMYFFLCKLSILDIFFPSVSSPKMLSYLSGKSHAISYRGCICQLFFYHFLGCTECFLCTVMAYDRFIAICFPLRYRVIMSHKVCAILAMGTSFFGCIQATFLTSLTFQLPYCGPNKVDYYFCDIPVMLKLACADTSALEMVGFISVGLMPLSCFFLILTSYSRIICSVLKIHTAEGRYKAFSTCSAHLTAILLLYIPVVLIYLQPTPNPQLNATVQILNNLVTPMLNPLIFSLRNKEVKASLKKVLQQVGFLSEK from the coding sequence ATGAAGAATTATACAGTGGTGACTGAGTTTATTCTCCTGGGAATCCCCCACACTGAGGAATTAGAGATTCaactttttgttgtgtttttatctttctatttctttaccCTGCTGGGGAACCTGATTATTTTATTGGCCATTATCTCTTCATCTCACCTTCATACacctatgtatttttttctgtgtaagctatctattttggacatattttTCCCTTCAGTGAGTTCTCCCAAAATGTTGTCCTACCTCTCTGGAAAAAGCCATGCCATCTCCTATAGGGGGTGTATATGCCAACTctttttctatcatttccttGGCTGTACTGAATGTTTTCTGTGCACTGTGATGGCCTATGACCGTTTTATTGCCATTTGTTTTCCTCTGCGGTACAGAGTCATCATGAGCCATAAGGTATGTGCCATATTGGCAATGGGGACTTCATTTTTTGGCTGTATTCAGGCAACCTTCCTAACTTCTCTCACCTTTCAGTTGCCCTACTGTGGTCCCAATAAGGTGGACTATTACTTCTGTGATATCCCAGTGATGCTAAAGCTAGCCTGTGCAGATACCTCAGCCTTGGAGATGGTGGGTTTCATCAGTGTGGGCcttatgccacttagctgctttttTCTCATCCTTACTTCTTATAGCCGCATCATTTGCTCCGTCTTGAAGATCCACACGGCAGAGGGACGGTATAAAGCCTTCTCCACTTGCAGTGCTCACCTCACAGCCATTCTTCTCTTATATATACCTGTAGTCCTCATTTACTTACAGCCTACCCCCAATCCTCAGCTGAATGCCACTGTTCAGATCTTGAATAATCTGGTCACCCCTATGCTGAACCCCTTGATCTTCAGCCTAAGGAACAAAGAAGTGAAAGCATCCCTAAAAAAGGTGCTACAGCAGGTTGGGTTCCTTTCTGAGAAGTGA